One Thalassospira marina DNA window includes the following coding sequences:
- a CDS encoding 2-hydroxyacid dehydrogenase: MTKKKPLVIVTRKLPEAIETRMMELFDSRLNIDDSPMDKAALIEAVKHADVLVPTVTDRIDAAVLAHAGPNLRLIANFGNGIDHIDLQTARQRGITVTNTPDVLTEDTADMTMGLILSVSRRVGEGERLIRSGDWNGWGPTLMLGHRIWGKRLGIVGMGRIGRALARRAKGFGLSVHYHNRRRVHPDIEEELDATYWESLDQMLAHVDVVSVNCPHTPATYHLLSARRLKLLQPHAILVNTARGEIVDETALTRMLANQEIAGAGLDVFEHEPAVNPKLIELNNAVLLPHMGSATIEGRVDMGEKVLINIKTFVDGHTPPDRVIEGLL; the protein is encoded by the coding sequence ATGACCAAGAAAAAGCCCCTCGTCATCGTGACCCGCAAGTTGCCGGAAGCGATTGAAACCCGCATGATGGAACTGTTCGACAGCCGCTTGAACATCGATGATTCACCGATGGACAAAGCCGCCCTGATCGAAGCGGTAAAACATGCCGATGTCCTTGTCCCGACGGTAACCGACCGCATTGATGCCGCCGTTCTGGCGCATGCGGGGCCGAACCTGCGGCTGATTGCCAATTTTGGCAATGGTATTGACCATATCGACCTGCAAACGGCCCGCCAGCGCGGCATTACCGTAACCAACACCCCCGATGTCCTGACCGAAGACACCGCCGATATGACGATGGGCTTGATCCTGTCTGTCTCGCGCCGTGTGGGCGAGGGCGAACGCCTGATCCGTTCCGGAGACTGGAATGGCTGGGGCCCGACATTGATGCTGGGCCACCGTATCTGGGGTAAAAGGCTGGGTATTGTCGGCATGGGCCGTATTGGCCGGGCGCTGGCGCGCCGGGCAAAGGGTTTTGGCCTGTCGGTGCACTATCACAACCGTCGACGGGTACATCCTGATATCGAAGAAGAACTTGATGCCACCTATTGGGAAAGCCTTGATCAGATGCTGGCCCATGTTGATGTGGTGTCGGTCAATTGCCCGCATACGCCTGCAACCTACCATCTGCTGTCCGCCCGGCGGTTAAAACTGCTGCAGCCCCATGCCATTCTGGTCAATACGGCGCGTGGTGAAATTGTGGATGAAACCGCGCTGACCCGCATGCTGGCCAATCAGGAAATTGCCGGTGCCGGCCTTGACGTGTTTGAACATGAACCTGCGGTAAACCCCAAACTGATCGAGCTGAATAACGCAGTCTTGCTGCCGCATATGGGCTCCGCCACCATCGAGGGCCGCGTGGATATGGGTGAAAAGGTGCTGATCAATATCAAAACCTTTGTTGATGGCCACACCCCGCCAGATCGTGTGATTGAAGGGTTGTTGTAA
- a CDS encoding zinc-ribbon domain and TM2 domain-containing protein — MIYCTSCGTEISEAAIACPKCGQPNAAAGEPGSPKGFVPTLLLCLFLGVFGIHRFYVGKIITGILMILTFGGFGIWSFIDLIMIIVGSFRDKNGLRVKR; from the coding sequence GTGATTTATTGCACTTCTTGCGGAACTGAAATTTCAGAAGCCGCGATTGCCTGTCCGAAATGCGGTCAGCCCAATGCAGCCGCTGGCGAACCGGGTTCGCCCAAAGGGTTCGTCCCGACTTTGTTGCTGTGTCTTTTTCTGGGCGTTTTCGGTATCCACCGTTTTTATGTCGGTAAAATCATCACGGGCATTCTGATGATTTTGACGTTTGGTGGCTTTGGGATCTGGTCGTTTATTGATTTGATCATGATTATTGTCGGCAGCTTCCGCGACAAAAACGGCCTGCGCGTTAAGCGATAA
- a CDS encoding NINE protein: MPRETEVCPSCGHPCSLPPTATAADLHDISPKSFGTAVALCGVFGILGIHHFYLGNILHGIADFLLCVVALACFASHEPSFVLIGMFLLLVDISHTVWVMIRLFTGNTRDGHGKLVVYPGQI, from the coding sequence ATGCCCAGGGAAACTGAAGTATGTCCGTCCTGTGGGCATCCCTGTTCCCTGCCGCCAACGGCCACTGCTGCGGATTTGCACGACATCAGCCCAAAAAGTTTCGGTACGGCCGTGGCATTATGCGGGGTGTTCGGAATATTGGGCATCCATCATTTCTATCTTGGCAACATTTTGCACGGGATAGCCGACTTTCTGTTGTGCGTTGTCGCCCTGGCCTGTTTTGCCAGCCATGAGCCATCCTTTGTATTGATCGGGATGTTTTTGTTGCTGGTCGATATTTCCCATACCGTTTGGGTCATGATCCGGTTGTTTACCGGCAATACCCGGGATGGGCATGGCAAACTGGTGGTGTATCCCGGCCAGATATGA
- a CDS encoding fumarylacetoacetate hydrolase family protein, with translation MAYLFAPADATTVPVEGSDDVFPVNRIFCIGKNYADHVREMGSDPASTPPCIFMKPADTLKVCDGDLAYPSATEDLHYEGELVVALAKGGKNLDRASVEEAIFGYACGLDMTRRDVQSGLKERRLPWDMAKSFDDCAAISAIRPKAECGTPADANLKLSVNGDVRQNDTTAKMIWPAIDALVHLSTLIELKAGDLLYTGTPEGVGAVARGDRMDVVIENVGSLSVTLK, from the coding sequence ATGGCCTATTTGTTTGCACCTGCCGACGCAACCACCGTACCGGTTGAGGGTAGCGACGATGTTTTCCCGGTAAACCGCATTTTCTGCATCGGCAAAAACTATGCCGACCATGTGCGTGAAATGGGCTCGGACCCGGCAAGCACGCCGCCCTGTATTTTCATGAAACCGGCTGACACCCTTAAGGTCTGTGACGGGGACCTTGCCTATCCTTCGGCAACCGAAGACCTGCATTATGAAGGCGAACTGGTTGTTGCCCTGGCAAAGGGTGGCAAAAACCTGGATCGCGCCAGTGTTGAAGAAGCCATTTTTGGCTATGCCTGCGGCCTGGATATGACCCGCCGTGATGTGCAAAGCGGCCTGAAAGAACGCCGCCTGCCATGGGATATGGCAAAATCATTTGATGATTGTGCCGCCATTTCCGCAATCCGCCCCAAGGCCGAATGTGGCACGCCGGCTGATGCCAATTTGAAACTGTCGGTCAATGGTGATGTTCGCCAGAATGATACAACGGCGAAAATGATCTGGCCGGCCATTGATGCGCTGGTTCACCTTTCCACCCTGATCGAGCTTAAGGCTGGCGACCTGCTTTATACCGGTACGCCCGAAGGTGTTGGCGCGGTGGCCCGGGGTGACCGGATGGATGTGGTCATTGAAAATGTCGGTTCGCTGAGCGTGACACTGAAATAA
- the xth gene encoding exodeoxyribonuclease III: MKVVSWNINSVRLRIDQVTQFLRDQQPDVLCLQELKCPDEHFPHEAFEALGYKHRHVHGMKSYNGVAILSKLPFTSTEIKHFCAKEDRRHCMAAFENGVEVHNFYIPAGGDEPDPAINEKFAHKLSFLQEMTQWWTERLRGGAGKKAVLVGDFNIAPSENDVWSHKQLLKVVSHTPVEVEALERFRKSGDFIDAVREIYPEPEKLYSWWSYRSKDWRQSNKGRRLDHIWMTPEMAGSVTKASVYDTARDWVKPSDHAPVIVEFKI; the protein is encoded by the coding sequence TTGAAAGTCGTAAGCTGGAATATCAATTCGGTACGTTTGCGTATTGACCAGGTGACGCAGTTTTTGCGTGACCAGCAGCCCGATGTGCTGTGCCTGCAGGAACTGAAATGCCCGGACGAGCATTTCCCGCACGAAGCCTTTGAAGCGCTGGGCTACAAGCATCGCCATGTGCATGGCATGAAGTCCTATAATGGGGTCGCCATTCTGTCCAAGCTGCCCTTTACCAGCACCGAAATTAAACATTTTTGCGCCAAGGAAGACCGCCGCCATTGCATGGCCGCGTTTGAAAATGGCGTTGAAGTGCATAATTTCTATATCCCGGCGGGTGGTGATGAGCCGGACCCCGCAATTAACGAGAAGTTTGCCCACAAGCTGTCATTCCTGCAGGAAATGACCCAATGGTGGACCGAACGTTTGCGGGGCGGTGCCGGGAAAAAAGCGGTTCTGGTGGGGGATTTCAACATTGCCCCGTCTGAAAATGATGTGTGGTCGCACAAGCAGCTTTTGAAGGTTGTCAGCCATACCCCGGTCGAGGTTGAGGCGCTGGAGCGTTTTCGCAAAAGCGGTGATTTCATTGATGCGGTTCGTGAAATCTATCCTGAGCCGGAAAAGCTTTATAGCTGGTGGAGCTATCGTTCCAAGGACTGGCGCCAGTCCAATAAAGGCCGTCGTCTGGACCATATCTGGATGACCCCGGAAATGGCCGGGTCGGTTACGAAGGCATCGGTATATGACACCGCGCGTGACTGGGTGAAACCGTCCGATCATGCGCCGGTGATTGTCGAATTCAAAATCTGA
- a CDS encoding YqaE/Pmp3 family membrane protein, producing MRLLIAILFPWLLFFTIGRPIAGIICLILQLTFVAWIVASIWAVYALSQYNTDKKIKSAMGERTF from the coding sequence ATGCGTTTGCTGATTGCAATTCTGTTTCCGTGGCTTCTGTTCTTCACCATTGGCCGGCCGATTGCCGGTATTATTTGCCTGATCCTGCAGCTTACTTTTGTTGCTTGGATCGTGGCGTCGATTTGGGCGGTTTACGCCCTTAGCCAGTATAATACCGACAAGAAAATCAAATCGGCCATGGGCGAGCGGACTTTCTGA
- a CDS encoding putative bifunctional diguanylate cyclase/phosphodiesterase — MKDLWLYDWMCRFRFLNYRGKIMVMAFIGTHIPLITLAVYFAFQSAPDWNVFFTTVGITLLATLGGTALTLYVLNALLMPVVQTSRSLRRYRQERVAVGLPTHYTDEVGTLMADASETIHHLDAVRHSLEYVDEVTGLPNRRSLEHSISMRMALEKPFHVAVVRFGNFSRLVQTVDPEEANHAAQLVAERLDAALAGRAQLARIGKAEFAFYFDKRDLPLSTLNSRLNDILQSSSDDIIFANLTYQPELLCGVVAFPEDGQKAENLLSNAISAARQGSAGSPVVHHSFEARGAAFEQLKLEQDLRLAIERGEFVLFYQPVVNMQTGTVEGAEALIRWQHPERGLLGPQVFIPVAEEAGLIDQIGQWVLREACAQVQMWEKAGKTSLRISVNLSARQLLEPSLIDQVFDAISQSGIAPQKLELELTETAAMADYANSFSVFNRLRERGVTIAIDDFGTGYASMSYLRQLPFDKLKIDREFVQNVQQSPDGQAICRAMVALAQGLGQNVVAEGVENVEEASFLSDIGVQLFQGFYFARPVPVAEFDASCLAIGAMARPQTLH; from the coding sequence ATGAAAGATCTATGGCTTTATGACTGGATGTGCCGGTTTCGGTTTTTGAATTACCGTGGCAAGATCATGGTCATGGCGTTTATCGGCACGCATATTCCGCTTATTACCCTTGCGGTTTATTTTGCCTTTCAATCCGCGCCTGACTGGAATGTGTTTTTTACCACTGTTGGTATTACATTGCTGGCAACGCTGGGCGGAACAGCGCTAACGCTTTATGTGTTGAATGCCCTGTTAATGCCGGTCGTGCAGACATCGCGCAGTTTACGTCGCTATCGCCAGGAACGGGTCGCTGTGGGCCTGCCGACCCATTATACCGATGAAGTCGGCACCCTGATGGCCGATGCATCGGAAACCATCCATCACCTTGATGCCGTGCGCCACAGCCTTGAATATGTTGACGAGGTTACCGGCCTTCCCAACCGGCGCAGCCTGGAACATTCGATCAGTATGCGGATGGCGCTTGAAAAGCCGTTTCATGTTGCGGTCGTGCGCTTTGGCAATTTTTCGCGCCTGGTGCAAACGGTGGACCCGGAAGAAGCCAACCATGCCGCCCAACTGGTGGCAGAGCGCCTCGATGCGGCATTGGCCGGGCGTGCGCAGCTTGCGCGCATTGGCAAGGCGGAATTTGCCTTTTATTTCGATAAACGCGACTTGCCGCTTTCGACCCTGAATTCGCGCCTGAACGATATTTTGCAATCATCATCCGATGACATCATTTTTGCCAATCTGACCTATCAGCCCGAACTGCTATGTGGTGTTGTTGCCTTTCCGGAAGACGGGCAGAAGGCGGAAAACTTGCTTAGCAATGCCATATCGGCCGCCCGGCAGGGCAGTGCGGGTTCGCCCGTTGTGCATCATTCGTTTGAGGCCCGTGGTGCTGCCTTTGAGCAATTGAAACTGGAACAGGATTTACGCCTGGCGATCGAGCGGGGCGAGTTTGTGCTGTTTTATCAGCCGGTGGTTAATATGCAGACCGGGACGGTGGAAGGGGCCGAGGCCCTTATCCGCTGGCAACATCCCGAACGGGGCCTGTTGGGGCCGCAGGTTTTTATTCCGGTTGCCGAAGAAGCCGGGCTGATTGACCAGATTGGTCAGTGGGTGTTGCGGGAAGCCTGCGCACAGGTGCAGATGTGGGAGAAGGCGGGTAAAACCAGCTTGCGCATATCGGTGAACCTGTCGGCGCGGCAGTTGCTGGAACCTTCCCTGATTGACCAGGTGTTTGATGCCATTTCCCAAAGCGGGATTGCACCACAAAAGCTGGAACTGGAATTGACCGAGACGGCGGCCATGGCCGACTATGCCAACAGCTTTAGCGTCTTTAACCGCCTGCGCGAACGGGGCGTGACGATTGCGATTGATGATTTTGGCACGGGTTACGCCAGCATGAGCTATCTGCGCCAGTTACCGTTCGACAAACTTAAGATCGACCGGGAGTTCGTCCAGAATGTTCAGCAATCGCCGGATGGACAGGCAATTTGCCGGGCGATGGTGGCCCTGGCGCAGGGGCTTGGCCAGAATGTGGTCGCCGAGGGGGTGGAAAATGTCGAGGAGGCATCATTCCTTTCTGATATCGGCGTGCAGCTTTTTCAGGGATTTTATTTTGCCCGTCCGGTGCCGGTTGCAGAATTTGATGCATCCTGCCTTGCCATTGGAGCCATGGCCCGCCCCCAGACCCTGCATTAA
- a CDS encoding deoxyguanosinetriphosphate triphosphohydrolase: protein MMNWQKLLSPARLGTKHSSVGTFGRSDFHKDYDRIIFSSAFRRLQRKTQVHPLPENDNIHTRLTHSLEVSCVARSMGLMVGHRLAEKQHLPDHVEADHLAAIVQAAALAHDIGNPPFGHAGEYAIRQWFAEADAKFLALLTEGERADLLTFEGNAQGFRLLTNKRTGLHDGGMRLTYATLASFIKYPWTAINSPFPEKRKFGAFQQEVPMLAQVAEVTGLLERGQHCYARHPLVYLVEAADDICYALIDIEDGIELELVDFQVFENLIMPCIKDVPAEYHREASITRKMNFLRGRIMTGLLAAISDAFLAHEEHLLAGELTGDLLAYVDGPYNDMILAAKAFSEQQIILNRRKVQIEVGAFACIEVLLDTFCRAALELHQAKGESDLSYRTARVRELIGRDDMPVGGRLYSLYLAILDYISGMTDDFAARLTRDIGGSQGR, encoded by the coding sequence ATGATGAACTGGCAAAAGCTGCTGTCACCGGCCCGGTTGGGCACCAAACATTCATCTGTCGGGACTTTTGGCCGGTCGGATTTCCACAAGGATTACGACCGCATCATTTTTTCATCGGCGTTCCGGCGCCTGCAACGCAAAACGCAGGTTCACCCCCTGCCGGAAAATGACAATATCCACACCCGGCTGACCCATAGTCTGGAAGTATCCTGTGTCGCGCGGTCGATGGGGTTGATGGTAGGGCACCGCCTGGCCGAAAAGCAGCACCTGCCCGACCATGTCGAAGCCGACCACCTTGCCGCTATTGTCCAGGCTGCGGCCCTTGCCCACGATATCGGCAACCCTCCTTTTGGCCATGCTGGTGAATATGCCATTCGCCAATGGTTTGCCGAGGCCGACGCCAAATTTCTCGCCCTGCTGACAGAAGGCGAACGCGCCGACCTTTTAACCTTTGAAGGCAATGCCCAGGGGTTTCGCCTGCTGACGAACAAGCGCACCGGCCTGCATGATGGTGGCATGCGCCTGACCTATGCCACGCTGGCAAGTTTCATCAAATATCCCTGGACGGCGATTAACAGCCCCTTCCCCGAAAAGCGCAAATTTGGTGCCTTTCAGCAGGAAGTACCAATGCTGGCACAGGTGGCCGAGGTAACCGGCCTTCTGGAACGCGGGCAACATTGTTATGCCCGCCACCCGTTGGTTTATCTGGTCGAGGCAGCGGACGATATTTGTTATGCCCTGATCGATATTGAAGATGGCATTGAACTGGAACTGGTGGATTTTCAGGTTTTTGAAAATCTGATCATGCCCTGCATCAAGGATGTTCCGGCCGAATATCACCGCGAAGCCAGCATCACGCGCAAAATGAACTTCCTGCGGGGCCGCATCATGACCGGCCTTCTCGCCGCGATCAGTGATGCATTTCTTGCCCATGAAGAACACCTTCTGGCAGGCGAGCTTACCGGAGATCTTCTGGCATATGTTGATGGCCCCTATAACGATATGATTCTGGCGGCCAAGGCATTTTCCGAACAGCAGATCATTCTGAACCGTCGCAAGGTCCAGATCGAGGTAGGCGCCTTTGCCTGTATTGAAGTCCTGCTTGATACCTTCTGCCGGGCCGCGCTGGAGCTGCATCAGGCCAAGGGCGAAAGCGACCTTAGCTATCGCACCGCGCGCGTTCGCGAACTGATCGGCCGTGACGACATGCCCGTTGGTGGCCGCCTTTACAGCCTTTACCTTGCCATTCTGGATTATATTTCCGGCATGACAGACGACTTCGCCGCCCGCCTGACCCGCGATATTGGTGGATCACAGGGGCGTTAA
- a CDS encoding SDR family oxidoreductase, producing the protein MKRLENRICVVTGAARGIGAAICEAFLAEGAQVIATDCNETALHDFAQKQGCSAMRLDVGCEDDWNAFATQYPEIDVLVNNAGITGFEQGMVAHDPEHASLADWHAVHRVNLDGTFLGCRYAIGAMRNRPSGSIINISSRSGMVGIPAAAAYAASKAAIRNHSKTVALYCAQQGYNIRCNSIHPAAILTPMWEPMLGSGPERAANMAALVADTPAKRFGSPAEVAALAVMLASDEAAYMTGTELTIDGGLLAGSAAVPGS; encoded by the coding sequence ATGAAACGCCTTGAAAACAGGATTTGCGTCGTCACGGGTGCAGCGCGTGGCATTGGTGCCGCCATTTGCGAAGCCTTCCTGGCCGAAGGCGCACAGGTTATCGCAACCGATTGCAATGAAACCGCCCTGCACGACTTTGCCCAAAAACAGGGCTGTTCAGCCATGCGCCTTGATGTTGGTTGCGAGGATGACTGGAATGCCTTTGCCACGCAGTATCCCGAAATTGACGTATTGGTAAATAATGCCGGCATTACCGGGTTTGAACAGGGCATGGTTGCCCATGACCCGGAACATGCCAGCCTTGCGGACTGGCACGCGGTTCACCGGGTTAATCTTGATGGTACATTCCTGGGGTGCCGATACGCGATTGGTGCCATGCGCAACCGGCCATCAGGGTCGATCATTAATATATCATCACGCTCCGGCATGGTCGGCATTCCGGCGGCGGCGGCCTATGCCGCGTCAAAGGCGGCCATTCGCAATCATAGCAAAACCGTCGCGCTTTATTGTGCCCAGCAAGGCTATAACATTCGCTGCAATTCCATCCATCCGGCAGCAATATTAACCCCCATGTGGGAACCCATGCTGGGATCAGGGCCGGAACGGGCCGCAAACATGGCTGCCCTTGTTGCCGATACCCCGGCAAAACGCTTTGGCAGCCCCGCCGAGGTCGCGGCACTGGCGGTTATGCTGGCATCTGACGAGGCCGCCTATATGACCGGCACCGAGCTGACAATTGATGGTGGTTTGCTGGCCGGGTCCGCCGCAGTGCCGGGCTCATGA
- the htpG gene encoding molecular chaperone HtpG, which translates to MTEEKMRFEAEVSRLLDIVVHSLYSNKDIFLRELISNASDACDKLRYEAIGNPELIAGDSEFKIRLMTDNVRNVLTIIDNGIGMNKADLVENLGTIANSGTAKFVEAMSQAKDAKKSVDLIGQFGVGFYSAFMVANKVEVTTKKAGEDQAWKWTSDGKGEYTIAEAEMEGRGTQITLHLNEDAKDFTEEYRLRHIVKTYSDHIGIPVILMKADGGDETLNEASALWTRPKSEITDEQYKEFYKHSSHAFDDPWKTIHYQAEGAIEYTGLLYIPTMRPFDLYDPSRKGHLKLYVRKVFITEGADELLPPWLRFVSGVVDSQDLPLNVSREMLQDHPLLTKIKNGLTKKLLSELESSAKKDIEGYNTFWEAFGSVVKEGLYEDYANRDRILKLARFKSSKADGWTSLEDYVNRMKEGQKAIYYISGEDVDALRRSPQLEGFDAKGVEVLLLTDPVDEFWMPAVGQFDEKDFKSVTRGGADLNDVKADDASDDKKDDAEDKAVSDAELDTLIAAIKIALGTSVKDVRESDRLTSSACCLIADETDMDLRMERLMKQHNRVDDVSARILEINPKHSLIRKLSDLAKADAKAPVLEDAAQLLLDQARILEGEALPDPVAFARRLDSVMEKGLGH; encoded by the coding sequence ATGACGGAAGAAAAAATGCGGTTCGAGGCAGAGGTCAGCCGCCTTCTCGACATCGTTGTCCACTCGCTTTATTCCAACAAGGACATCTTCCTGCGCGAGCTCATTTCCAACGCATCAGATGCGTGTGACAAGCTGCGCTATGAAGCCATTGGCAACCCCGAACTGATTGCCGGCGACAGCGAATTCAAAATTCGCCTGATGACGGACAATGTTCGTAATGTCCTGACCATTATCGATAATGGCATTGGCATGAACAAAGCCGACCTGGTGGAAAATCTCGGTACGATTGCCAATTCCGGTACGGCCAAATTTGTTGAAGCCATGAGCCAGGCAAAAGACGCGAAAAAAAGCGTCGATCTGATTGGCCAGTTTGGCGTCGGCTTTTATTCGGCCTTCATGGTGGCAAACAAGGTTGAAGTCACCACCAAAAAGGCGGGCGAAGACCAGGCCTGGAAATGGACATCCGATGGCAAGGGCGAATACACCATCGCCGAAGCCGAAATGGAAGGCCGCGGCACGCAGATCACCCTGCATCTCAATGAAGATGCCAAGGATTTCACCGAAGAATACCGCCTGCGCCACATCGTCAAAACCTATTCCGACCATATCGGTATTCCGGTGATCCTGATGAAGGCAGATGGCGGGGATGAAACCCTGAACGAAGCCTCGGCCCTTTGGACCCGGCCGAAATCGGAAATCACCGACGAGCAGTACAAGGAATTCTACAAGCACAGCTCGCACGCCTTTGATGACCCGTGGAAAACCATCCACTATCAGGCCGAAGGCGCGATTGAATATACCGGCCTGCTTTACATTCCGACCATGCGCCCGTTCGACCTTTATGATCCGTCGCGCAAGGGGCACCTGAAGCTTTATGTCCGCAAGGTTTTCATCACCGAAGGGGCCGATGAATTGCTGCCGCCCTGGTTGCGGTTTGTTTCGGGCGTGGTCGATAGCCAGGACCTGCCGCTTAACGTGTCGCGCGAAATGCTGCAGGACCACCCGCTTCTGACCAAAATCAAGAACGGCCTGACCAAAAAGCTTCTTTCCGAACTTGAAAGCAGCGCGAAAAAGGATATCGAAGGCTACAATACCTTCTGGGAGGCCTTTGGCTCGGTCGTCAAGGAAGGCCTTTACGAAGACTACGCCAATCGCGACCGCATCCTGAAACTAGCCCGGTTCAAATCATCGAAGGCCGATGGCTGGACCAGCCTGGAAGATTATGTCAACCGCATGAAGGAAGGCCAGAAGGCCATCTATTATATCAGCGGTGAAGATGTGGATGCGCTGCGCCGCAGCCCGCAGCTGGAAGGCTTTGACGCCAAGGGCGTCGAAGTTCTGCTGCTGACCGACCCGGTTGACGAATTCTGGATGCCTGCTGTTGGCCAGTTCGACGAGAAAGACTTCAAATCTGTCACCCGTGGCGGTGCCGATTTGAACGACGTCAAAGCCGATGATGCCAGCGACGACAAAAAAGACGATGCCGAGGACAAGGCTGTTAGCGATGCCGAGCTTGATACCCTGATTGCCGCCATCAAGATTGCGCTGGGAACCAGTGTGAAGGATGTCCGCGAATCAGACCGTCTGACCAGTTCGGCCTGCTGCCTGATTGCCGATGAAACCGATATGGACCTTCGGATGGAACGGTTGATGAAACAGCATAACCGCGTTGACGATGTCAGTGCGCGTATCCTTGAAATCAACCCGAAACACAGCCTGATCCGCAAACTTTCGGATCTGGCAAAGGCCGATGCCAAGGCCCCCGTCCTTGAAGATGCTGCCCAGCTTCTGCTGGACCAGGCCCGCATCCTTGAAGGCGAGGCCCTGCCCGACCCTGTCGCCTTTGCCCGTCGCCTGGATAGCGTGATGGAAAAAGGTTTGGGTCACTAA
- a CDS encoding HPF/RaiA family ribosome-associated protein — protein sequence MKVPVQITYRDVDQSDALDERIRFKVEKLEETFDRMTSCHVIIERPHSSHARSQYAVHFGINVPGKEIMVKRDSADHAHEDVYIALKNSYQAARRQLKEYAEKMRNH from the coding sequence ATGAAGGTTCCCGTGCAAATCACCTATCGTGATGTTGACCAGTCCGATGCGCTTGACGAGCGTATCCGTTTCAAGGTGGAGAAACTGGAAGAGACCTTCGATCGCATGACGTCCTGCCATGTGATTATTGAAAGACCGCATTCATCCCACGCCCGCAGCCAGTATGCCGTTCATTTCGGCATTAATGTTCCGGGCAAGGAAATCATGGTCAAGCGCGATAGCGCCGATCACGCGCACGAGGATGTTTATATCGCCCTTAAAAACAGCTATCAGGCCGCGCGTCGCCAGCTCAAGGAATATGCCGAAAAGATGCGCAACCATTAA
- a CDS encoding NADPH-dependent FMN reductase — translation MMERLNLAIIYGSASKGRFCDTIVNWLVPIILEDGDFLIETIDPALIKHTPRGGRQNCPVTTQIRPAIAEADAYLIVTPEYNHSFTGELKLLIDSARDEWCRKPAGFVTYGGISGGLRAAEQLRNVFGELHVATIRETVSFANVWDCFGDDGRPYDSATARAAVQKQLADLKWWARALRDARLPLETLEHAPVAGTGPQQGIQGALQNQFA, via the coding sequence ATGATGGAACGTTTAAATCTGGCTATCATCTATGGCAGTGCCAGCAAGGGCCGGTTTTGCGATACGATTGTGAACTGGCTGGTTCCCATCATTCTGGAAGACGGCGATTTTCTGATTGAAACCATCGACCCCGCCCTGATCAAACATACCCCGCGCGGCGGGCGGCAAAACTGCCCCGTCACCACACAAATCCGCCCCGCCATTGCCGAGGCGGATGCCTATCTGATCGTGACACCGGAATATAACCACAGCTTTACCGGTGAACTGAAACTTCTGATCGATTCGGCCCGCGATGAATGGTGCCGCAAACCAGCGGGCTTTGTGACCTATGGCGGCATTTCCGGCGGATTGCGCGCCGCCGAACAGTTACGCAATGTTTTTGGCGAACTTCACGTTGCCACCATCCGCGAAACCGTCAGCTTTGCCAATGTCTGGGACTGTTTTGGCGACGATGGCCGCCCCTATGACAGCGCCACCGCCAGGGCCGCCGTCCAAAAACAGCTTGCCGATTTGAAATGGTGGGCCCGTGCCCTGCGTGACGCCCGCCTGCCGCTTGAAACGCTTGAACATGCACCGGTGGCCGGAACCGGCCCGCAACAGGGCATACAGGGTGCTTTGCAAAACCAGTTTGCCTGA